A genomic segment from Saccharomyces eubayanus strain FM1318 chromosome IX, whole genome shotgun sequence encodes:
- the DCG1 gene encoding Dcg1p — MTEANILVVNPNSSKSMTASLQEAIEKTFPRKSYKVSYFTGPDTSPSQIDGWETSMQSMEACLPLLVGDKGSKYNYRKFDGVLIACFSDHPLVTKIKDAAAVEKSDTPIVGLLDSSIQYCNLIGKKFSIITSNKEWIPILNDSVESKFLTGNTINRNLWKGTVSTDLQVLDLHSPENFQQIADVIGRENIEKLGSEIVILGCAGFSGLQIKLAKRFEKDGIFFLDTIGIGLEILITMIKFINSQK, encoded by the coding sequence ATGACAGAAGCAAATATACTTGTTGTCAATCCTAATAGTTCGAAATCAATGACGGCTTCCTTACAGGAAGCCATCGAAAAGacatttccaagaaaatcgTATAAGGTCAGCTATTTTACAGGGCCGGATACTTCCCCATCACAGATTGACGGTTGGGAGACAAGCATGCAGAGTATGGAGGCCTGTCTTCCTCTCCTGGTTGGCGACAAAGGATCAAAATATAACTATCGGAAGTTTGATGGGGTATTAATTGCCTGTTTCTCTGATCATCCTTTGGTAACCAAGATAAAGGATGCGGCGGCTGTAGAAAAATCCGATACTCCGATTGTTGGTTTATTAGATAGCAGTATCCAGTATTGCAATTTGATCGGAAAGAAGTTTTCCATCATTACCTCAAATAAAGAGTGGATCCCCATATTGAATGACTCTGTagaatcaaaatttttgactGGAAACACAATCAATCGAAATCTGTGGAAGGGAACGGTGTCAACTGATTTACAAGTGCTCGATCTGCATAGTCCGGAGAATTTCCAGCAAATTGCAGATGTTATAGGAAgggaaaatattgaaaagcttGGTTCCGAGATTGTAATATTAGGTTGCGCAGGGTTTTCAGGATTACAAATTAAACTAGCAAAACGTTTTGAGAAGGACGgtatatttttcttggataCCATTGGAATAGGCTTAGAAATTTTGATCACAATGATAAAGTTTATCAACTCTCAAAAATAA
- the DAL7 gene encoding malate synthase DAL7: MVKINLDNTALYADIDTTPQFEPSQTSVADILTKDALEFIVLLHRTFNARRKQLLANRGTLQSKLDSGEYQFDFLPETEQIRNDPTWQGAIPAPGLINRSSEITGPPLRNMLVNALNAEVTTYMTDFEDSSSPTWENMIYGQVNLYDAIRNQIDFKTPRKEYKLKDDISKLPTLIVRPRGWHMVEKHLYVDDEPISASVFDFGLYFYHNAKELIKIGKGPYFYLPKMEHHLEVKLWNDIFCVAQDFIGMPRGTIRATVLIETLPAAFQMEEIIYQVRQHSSGLNCGRWDYIFSTIKKLRNLPQHVLPNRDLVTMTSPFMNAYVKRLINTCHRRGVHAMGGMAAQIPIKDDPKANEIAMNKVRNDKIREMKNGHDGSWVAHPALAPICNEVFSNMGTANQIYFIPDANVTSSDLLNTNIKDAEVTTEGIRVNLDIGLQYMEAWLRGSGCVPINHLMEDAATAEVSRCQLYQWVKHGVTLSDTGNRVTPEVTAKILDEEATKLASTSPVGEKNKFALAAKYFLPEVTGEIFSDFLTTLLYDEIITPNAKPIDLSKL; this comes from the coding sequence ATGGTAAAGATAAACTTGGACAACACTGCCTTGTACGCAGACATTGACACCACCCCTCAATTCGAGCCCTCACAGACTTCTGTAGCTGATATTTTAACCAAAGATGCTTTGGAATTTATTGTTCTGCTACATAGAACCTTCAATGCAAGACGCAAACAACTTTTAGCTAATAGAGGTACTTTACAGTCTAAATTGGATTCCGGTGAATATCAATTTGACTTCTTACCGGAAACTGAACAAATCAGAAATGACCCCACTTGGCAAGGTGCTATTCCCGCCCCTGGCTTGATCAACAGATCCAGTGAGATCACGGGCCCTCCGTTGAGAAATATGTTGGTCAACGCCTTGAATGCAGAAGTCACAACTTATATGactgattttgaagattcttCGTCTCCAACGTGGGAAAACATGATTTATGGTCAAGTTAATCTTTATGACGCTATCAGAAACCAAATCGACTTCAAGACTCCAAGAAAGGAATACAAATTGAAGGACGACATTTCAAAATTGCCTACTTTGATTGTCAGACCTCGTGGCTGGCATATGGTGGAGAAACATCTTTATGTGGATGACGAGCCAATCAGTGCATCtgtatttgattttggtttGTACTTCTACCATAATGCTAAAGAGTTGATCAAAATCGGTAAGGGGCCTTACTTCTATTTACCAAAGATGGAACATCACCTAGAAGTTAAATTGTGGAATGATATCTTTTGCGTCGCTCAAGATTTTATCGGAATGCCCCGTGGTACCATTAGAGCCACTGTGCTGATTGAAACGTTGCCAGCAGCTTTCCAAATGGAGGAGATCATTTATCAAGTGAGACAGCATTCCAGTGGTTTGAATTGTGGTCGTTGGGATTACATATTTTCcacaataaagaaattaagaAATTTGCCCCAACACGTCTTACCAAATAGGGATCTGGTGACGATGACTTCGCCCTTTATGAATGCTTATGTGAAAAGATTAATCAATACGTGTCACCGCAGAGGTGTCCATGCAATGGGTGGTATGGCTGCCCAAATTCCTATTAAGGATGATCCAAAGGCCAACGAAATTGCTATGAACAAGGTTCGTAACGATAAGATTagagaaatgaaaaatgggCATGATGGTTCATGGGTAGCACACCCTGCATTGGCACCAATTTGTAATGAAGTTTTTAGCAACATGGGTACAGCGAATCAAATTTACTTCATCCCAGATGCAAATGTTACATCATCCGATTTATTGAATACAAACATTAAAGATGCGGAAGTCACAACTGAAGGGATAAGAGTAAATTTAGATATCGGTTTACAATATATGGAAGCCTGGTTAAGAGGTTCTGGTTGCGTCCCAATTAATCACTTGATGGAAGACGCCGCCACCGCTGAAGTGTCACGTTGTCAATTGTATCAATGGGTTAAACACGGTGTCACTCTAAGCGATACTGGTAATAGGGTGACTCCGGAGGTAACCGCGAAGATATTAGATGAGGAGGCTACAAAATTGGCTTCAACAAGTCCCGTAggtgaaaagaataagTTTGCCTTAGCAGCTAAGTATTTCTTGCCCGAAGTCACGGGTGAAATCTTTAGCGATTTCTTGACCACTTTGCTGTACGACGAAATTATTACACCAAATGCCAAGCCGATTGATTTGAGTAAATTATAG
- the DAL3 gene encoding ureidoglycolate hydrolase, whose amino-acid sequence MVTLIAEPLTIDSFKEYGTIISPEEEISRLGSLEKSANHGTAIKLLQVSRVENGSSSGVPNWNLFRCFPQPHLNRAFTPGSTRGVLHKVEVLEKHPSSSQTFVPMGRNSAEVAYLIVVAKEIANKPDLSTVRAFTCLGGQAVTYGLGIWHAPMIVLGVQEHLDFAVLIYESLDPEYPERDCVEEHYGHAGIHVTV is encoded by the coding sequence ATGGTGACGCTGATTGCAGAGCCGTTGACGATAGATTCTTTCAAGGAATATGGGACGATAATCTCTCCAGAGGAGGAAATCTCGAGGTTAGGCAGCCTCGAGAAAAGTGCCAACCATGGGACTGCAATCAAGTTGCTTCAGGTAAGCCGTGTGGAGAACGGGTCCAGTAGCGGGGTTCCCAATTGGAACTTGTTTCGTTGCTTCCCGCAACCACACCTGAACAGAGCGTTCACACCTGGGTCCACTCGGGGGGTCCTTCACAAGGttgaagttcttgaaaagCACCCGAGTAGTTCGCAGACGTTCGTGCCCATGGGTAGAAATTCCGCTGAAGTGGCATACTTGATAGTCGTGGCCAAAGAAATTGCGAACAAGCCAGACTTATCTACGGTAAGGGCATTTACATGTTTAGGTGGCCAGGCTGTGACCTACGGCTTGGGCATCTGGCATGCTCCCATGATAGTGCTTGGCGTGCAAGAGCACTTGGACTTTGCAGTCCTGATTTATGAAAGTCTGGATCCCGAATACCCTGAGCGGGACTGTGTGGAAGAACACTACGGCCACGCCGGCATCCATGTCACCGTCTAG
- the MGA2 gene encoding Mga2p yields the protein MQQNSEFLTEAPGNDPHISQLHGNSVLESQLLDDFLLNGSPMYQDDSMAHINIDEAANFQNFIKTDETDSPNLLSFEGLGNSTHSNQDVSTPLEDGMEDDTAPKEEEDDENEDKAFERNDASGSAHDDVVFGRKEAIQSVYINALDFVKVSEDQLPLKMEVSGLPQVSRVENQLKLKVKITSETPLSQNMVYLPSDSISREKFYLKKNIDEYSHDFRKNLLYINAFVLCAVSNRTTNVCTKCVKREQRRAARRKSGIADNLLWCNNINRRLVVFNNKQVFPIMKTFENVKEFELTTRLVCYCRHHKANNGFVILFTLTDWQNQLLGKYTTTPIMITDRKPANMDTNKFSNTTTTSRRQLTEEESTTEYYSTDTNQLSKDDNVPFQYTYHHNPYDNDAQMNNIPLKDKNVPFHYSIPQQSDLLQNNNLSLNLSLPNQHIPSPTSMSEEGSESFNYHHRDNENPVRTISLTNIEQQSQLNQRKRARNNLENDIGKPLFKHSFSNSFSPANTMNPSLHAMQDFSAKNSNNTLPSINRVIPSQGPINGGIEVTLLGCNFKDGLSVKFGANLALSTQCWSETTIVTYLPPAAYAGQVFVSISDTNNENNADNLPQEIEINDNKKAIFTYVDDTDRQLIELALQIVGLKMNGKLEDARNIAKRIVGNDSPDSGANSNGGSKSTGPSPNQHNATLHTSVRYSDEVLIQKVIKPLNTNSNISICDSLGRTLLHLACLKNYSSLVSTLIKKGARVDDIDSFGLTPLHFACISGDPKIIKMLLNCKANYLLRAHNGLTARQVFMANHVHLKEDEKQENKGNHKRNNLIVYNDNYISEVLTLFEVFEDGTKIDNSIETDSSYSISRKYSQSSFNSSLLDNESFNENLFENQSMINSALTETQHPVFQLFENSSYSEYDQSDFEEDGDENLFVADEIEQYRTERKEESRELSDIGTNINDSTEDNGNTSLWNRVLHRINDDLPKYEDLFPLSWGKDDKLKTVNPENVVEQSSSNVENSENSEEEDYEEEEEFLKKQFNRFFQNKQNFQNDKMLIFFWIPLTLLLLTSFIMYKFGNQDNSINHISELISEYLRIALAKFLLGNERMKTAFRSKLSNLQTTRMLNDLIVS from the coding sequence ATGCAACAGAACAGCGAATTTTTAACAGAGGCACCGGGGAACGACCCTCACATATCTCAATTGCACGGCAATAGCGTGTTAGAATCACAACTTCTGGATGATTTCCTACTGAACGGATCTCCCATGTACCAAGATGACAGCATGGCACATATCAACATCGACGAGGCTGctaatttccaaaatttcattaaaaCAGACGAGACAGACTCGCCCAATTTACTATCTTTCGAAGGGCTTGGTAACAGTACTCATAGCAACCAGGACGTGTCCACTCCCTTGGAGGACGGGATGGAGGACGACACGGCTCCgaaggaggaggaagacGACGAGAATGAAGACAAGGCTTTCGAGAGAAACGACGCCAGCGGTTCCGCTCATGACGACGTTGTCTTTGGCAGGAAGGAGGCGATCCAGTCTGTTTATATCAATGCTTTAGATTTCGTTAAAGTGAGTGAAGATCAATTGCCTTTGAAAATGGAGGTTTCAGGGCTACCACAGGTATCCCGAGTCGAAAATCAACTTAAATTGAAGGTGAAAATCACTTCAGAGACACCGCTAAGTCAAAATATGGTCTACTTGCCCAGCGATTCCATCTCCAgggaaaaattttatttgaagaaaaatattgacGAGTACTCACACGATTTCAGGAAGAATTTATTGTATATAAACGCGTTTGTTCTTTGCGCTGTTAGCAACAGGACGACAAATGTTTGTACAAAATGTGTCAAGAGAGAGCAAAGGAGAGCCGctagaagaaaatcagGAATCGCAGACAACCTCCTATGGTGCAATAATATCAACAGAAGGCTAGTCGTGTTTAATAACAAGCAAGTTTTCCCCATAATGAAAACCTTCGAAAATGTTAAGGAGTTCGAATTAACCACCAGATTAGTTTGTTACTGCAGGCATCACAAGGCGAATAACGGGTTTGTGATCTTGTTCACCTTAACCGATTGGCAAAATCAGCTTTTGGGTAAATACACAACAACACCCATCATGATTACAGATAGAAAACCTGCAAATATGGACACTAATAAATTCAGTAACACTACCACCACTTCTAGAAGGCAATTAACAGAAGAGGAATCTACCACAGAATATTACTCAACTGACACTAACCAGTTGAGCAAGGACGATAATGTGCCCTTTCAATACACCTACCACCATAACCCATACGATAATGATGCTCAAATGAATAATATTCCAttgaaagacaaaaatgtTCCATTCCACTATTCAATCCCGCAGCAATCCGATCTATTACAGAATAACAATCTATCACTGAACCTTTCTCTACCCAATCAGCATATCCCGTCACCAACGTCCATGAGTGAAGAGGGCTCAGAGTCATTCAATTATCATCACCgtgataatgaaaatccCGTCCGTACCATCTCTTTGACCAACATCGAGCAACAAAGTCAACTGaatcaaaggaaaagggCACGTAACAACCTAGAAAATGACATAGGCAAACCCCTGTTTAAACattccttttcaaactcATTCAGTCCAGCAAATACCATGAATCCATCCTTACATGCAATGCAAGACTTTTCAGCAAAAAATAGCAACAACACCTTACCATCAATCAATCGTGTCATTCCTTCACAAGGCCCAATTAATGGTGGTATCGAAGTTACTTTACTAGGTTGTAACTTCAAAGATGGGCTTTCTGTTAAATTTGGTGCCAACCTTGCCCTTTCCACACAATGTTGGAGTGAGACGACTATCGTCACTTACTTGCCTCCTGCAGCCTATGCAGGTCAAGTCTTTGTTTCGATTAGTGACacaaataatgaaaacaatgcTGATAATCTTCCTcaggaaattgaaattaaCGACAATAAAAAGGCCATATTCACCTATGTTGACGATACCGATAGACAACTAATCGAACTAGCTTTACAGATTGTGGGGTTAAAGATGAATGGTAAGCTAGAGGATGCAAGAAATATCGCCAAAAGAATTGTTGGTAATGACTCTCCTGACAGCGGTGCAAATAGTAATGGCGGCTCAAAGAGCACAGGACCATCACCAAATCAGCATAATGCGACCTTGCACACCAGTGTTCGTTATTCCGATGAagttttgattcaaaaagttATAAAACCACTAAACACTAACTCAAATATTTCCATTTGTGATTCTTTGGGAAGAACCTTATTACATCTTGCATGCTTAAAAAACTACTCGAGCTTAGTATCTACATTGATTAAAAAAGGCGCCCGTGTCGATGATATCGATTCGTTTGGGTTGACCCCATTACACTTCGCATGCATAAGTGGTGATCCtaaaattatcaaaatgCTATTAAACTGTAAAGCTAATTATTTACTAAGGGCACACAATGGATTAACAGCAAGGCAAGTATTTATGGCCAACCACGTTCACTTaaaggaagatgaaaaacAAGAGAACAAGGGCAATCACAAGAGAAATAATCTCATTGTATATAATGATAACTATATCAGTGAAGTGTTGACGTtgtttgaagtttttgaagacgGAACAAAAATTGACAACAGCATAGAGACAGACAGTAGTTACTCTATCAGCAGGAAATACTCACAATCCAGTTTCAATTCAAGCCTGTTAGATAACGAATCTTTTAACGAAAACTTATTCGAGAATCAAAGCATGATAAATTCAGCCCTCACGGAAACTCAACATCctgtttttcaattatttGAGAATTCAAGTTATTCTGAATACGATCAGAGCGATTTTGAGGAAGACGGTGATGAAAACCTCTTTGTTGCCGATGAAATAGAACAATACAGGACTGAACGCAAGGAGGAATCAAGGGAACTTTCCGACATTGGAACTAACATTAATGACTCCACTGAGGACAACGGGAACACGTCACTCTGGAATAGAGTTTTACACCGCATTAATGATGATTTACCTAAATATGAGGATTTGTTCCCACTATCTTGGGGCAAAGAcgataaattgaaaactGTGAACCCAGAAAATGTTGTAGAGCAGTCATCATCTAATGTGGAAAACTCCGAGAattcagaagaagaagattatgaggaagaggaggaatttttgaaaaagcaattTAACagattctttcaaaacaagcaaaacttccaaaatgataagatgttaatatttttctgGATTCCCTTGACCTTGCTGCTTTTAACGTCGTTTATCATGTATAAATTTGGCAATCAAGACAACTCCATCAACCATATAAGTGAGTTGATTTCAGAATACTTAAGAATTGCTTTAGCAAAGTTCTTATTAGGAAatgaaagaatgaaaactGCATTCAGGTCAAAATTATCGAACCTGCAAACAACAAGAATGTTGAATGACTTAATTGTAAGTTAA
- the LYS1 gene encoding saccharopine dehydrogenase (NAD+, L-lysine-forming) — MPAVTLHLRAETKPLEARAALTPTTVKKLISKDFKIYVEDSPQSTFNINEYRQAGAIIVPAGSWKTAPRDRIIIGLKEMPETDTFPLVHEHVQFAHCYKDQAGWQDVLNRFIKGHGTLYDLEFLENDQGRRVAAFGFYAGFAGAALGVKDWAFKQTHSDDEDLPAVTPYPNEKALVKDITRDYKQALATGARKPTVLIIGALGRCGSGAIDLLHKIGVPDANILKWDMKETSRGGPFEEIPQADIFINCIYLSKPIAPFTNMEKLNNPNRRLRTVVDVSADTTNPHNPIPIYTVATVFNEPTVLVPTTVGPKLSVISIDHLPSLLPREASEFFSHDLLPSLELLPQRRTAPVWVRAKKLFDRHCARVRRSSRL; from the coding sequence ATGCCTGCCGTTACCTTACACTTAAGAGCTGAAACTAAACCTCTAGAAGCACGTGCTGCTTTAACGCCTACCACAGTCAAGAAGCTGATATCCAAGGACTTCAAAATATACGTAGAAGACAGCCCACAGTCTACTTTCAACATCAATGAATACCGTCAAGCAGGTGCCATCATAGTGCCCGCAGGTTCATGGAAAACCGCTCCACGCGACAGAATCATCATAGGTTTAAAGGAAATGCCTGAAACAGATACTTTCCCCCTAGTGCACGAGCACGTCCAGTTTGCCCACTGTTATAAAGACCAGGCTGGGTGGCAAGATGTCCTTAACAGGTTTATCAAGGGCCACGGTACTCTATACGATCtggaatttttggaaaatgaccAAGGCAGAAGAGTTGCTGCCTTTGGTTTTTACGCCGGGTTTGCAGGTGCTGCCCTAGGTGTAAAAGATTGGGCATTCAAGCAAACACATtctgacgatgaagatttgCCCGCAGTAACCCCATACCCTAACGAAAAGGCTTTGGTTAAAGACATTACCAGGGACTACAAACAAGCTTTGGCCACGGGCGCCAGAAAACCAACTGTCTTGATCATCGGCGCTTTGGGGAGATGTGGCTCTGGTGCCATTGATCTCTTGCACAAAATCGGCGTTCCTGATGCCAATATATTGAAATGGGATATGAAGGAAACCTCCCGCGGTGGTccctttgaagaaattccaCAAGCagatattttcattaactGTATATATCTATCAAAACCAATTGCACCTTTTACCAACATGGAGAAACTGAATAACCCTAACAGAAGACTAAGGACTGTGGTGGACGTGTCAGCTGACACCACCAATCCTCACAATCCTATCCCAATATACACGGTGGCTACTGTGTTCAACGAACCCACTGTGCTGGTACCCACCACTGTTGGGCCTAAATTATCTGTCATTTCCATCGATCATTTGCCCTCTTTACTACCAAGAGAAGCTTCAGAGTTTTTCTCGCATGACCTTCTGCCATCTTTAGAACTACTGCCTCAAAGGAGAACTGCTCCTGTTTGGGTTAGAGCTAAGAAACTGTTCGACAGGCACTGTGCTCGCGTTAGAAGATCTTCAAGACTATAG
- the NRE1 gene encoding sepiapterin reductase family protein, with the protein MGKVILVTGVSRGIGKSIVDILFSLDKDTVVYGVARSEAPLKKLKETYGDRFFYVVGDITDDSVLKQLVGDAVKGHGKIDSLVANAGVLEPVQNVNDVDINAWKKLYDVNFFSIVSLVCIALPELKKTNGNVVFVSSDASDMYFSSWGAYGSSKAALNHFAMTLANEEKQVKAIAVAPGIVDTEMQVNIRENVGPSSMSAEQLKMFKELKDSNQLLDSTVPATVYAKLALNGIPEGANGQYLSYNDTALKDFMP; encoded by the coding sequence ATGGGCAAAGTCATCTTAGTTACTGGTGTTTCCAGAGGTATTGGTAAGTCGATCGTCGACATTCTATTCAGTCTGGACAAGGACACTGTGGTTTACGGTGTAGCCAGGTCAGAGGCTCCGCTAAAGAAGTTGAAGGAGACATATGGTGACAGGTTCTTCTACGTCGTTGGGGACATTACCGACGACTCCGTGTTGAAGCAATTGGTGGGCGACGCTGTCAAGGGACACGGTAAGATCGACTCGCTTGTGGCCAACGCTGGTGTCTTGGAGCCCGTGCAGAATGTCAACGACGTGGACATTAATGCCTGGAAGAAGCTGTATGAcgtcaattttttcagcattGTGTCGTTAGTTTGCATTGCGCTGCCTgagttgaagaagaccaaCGGTAACGTGGTTTTCGTCAGCTCGGACGCCTCCGACATGTACTTCAGCTCTTGGGGTGCGTACGGCTCCTCGAAGGCCGCTCTGAACCACTTTGCTATGACGTTGGCCAACGAAGAAAAGCAGGTCAAGGCCATTGCTGTKGCTCCCGGTATCGTGGACACGGAGATGCAGGTCAACATCAGAGAGAACGTGGGGCCCTCCTCCATGAGCGCAGAGCAATTGAAGATGTTCAAGGAACTGAAGGATAGCAACCAGTTGCTGGACAGCACTGTGCCAGCCACGGTTTACGCCAAACTGGCCCTGAACGGCATCCCAGAAGGTGCTAATGGACAATACCTGAGCTATAACGACACTGCCTTGAAGGACTTCATGCCATAA